TAGCCATGCTTTTGATTAATTATTATCGTTCTAAAGACCGTCCGAAGAAAATAGAACCTGTCATTATCGAGGATATTTCATTGGAAACGGAGTCCTCTCCGATTATGGAACAGAAGCTGTTTGGGGACCAGGCCACTCCGGATCACTCTTATAGGTGGCATGATATCAATATTCACGGCGGATTTGGAGATCGGATCATCGATTTAAGCCATACCGTATTACCTGAAGATGAAGCAGTGATTTCCATACGTCATTTCATTGGCAATATTCATATTTACATTCCCTACGAAGTGGAAGTCTCTATCCATCATAGTGCTCTTCTGGGGCGGGCGGCTATCTTCCAATACCGGAAATCAAAACTGTTGAATCAAACGGTCAGTTATCAGACCCCAGACTATAAAACGAATAAACCAAGAGTAAAAGTTGTCACTTCCGTTGTTTCTGGCGATATTGAGGTGAAGCGGGTATGAGTACTTGGCAAAAGCAGTTAGGTATGGGTATGCT
This window of the Halobacillus sp. Marseille-Q1614 genome carries:
- the liaF gene encoding cell wall-active antibiotics response protein LiaF; the encoded protein is MLKRLSTDTINTILIIGAILLVLEVVFFNGGLIFSVVFSGVFMYFGWKNYRSLWGKVLFWIGAVSVFFTILNMMAVRFLIIVGLAMLLINYYRSKDRPKKIEPVIIEDISLETESSPIMEQKLFGDQATPDHSYRWHDINIHGGFGDRIIDLSHTVLPEDEAVISIRHFIGNIHIYIPYEVEVSIHHSALLGRAAIFQYRKSKLLNQTVSYQTPDYKTNKPRVKVVTSVVSGDIEVKRV